The proteins below come from a single bacterium genomic window:
- a CDS encoding cobalamin-binding protein: MRVERIQLNPANTTPKIHLLIVLVSFFLVLLFFTAYSATQVTVTDELGHKVVLPQFPPKRIVSLAPNITEILFALGLESRIVGVTDYCDYPERAKSKPKIGGFSNPNLEQIIALRPDVIILTADSNQDAIANQLARLNLPYYVINPESIFGILTTIRRLGEVTGTVPQAESLIQQLEQRILQVQRRTQGVPKPNVLFLWSEQPLITAGQGTFTDSLISLAGGNNLAHNAKIKYPKYSLEEIIRQQPEVIIVANMLNQADTTVYTRWQKWQQIPAVRNHRVYSINSDIIARPSPRIIEGLETLETLIHR, from the coding sequence ATGCGAGTTGAACGAATCCAACTAAATCCGGCGAATACAACTCCAAAAATTCATCTCCTGATTGTATTGGTTTCGTTTTTTTTGGTCTTGCTTTTCTTTACCGCATATTCCGCAACGCAGGTTACCGTTACCGATGAACTCGGTCATAAAGTTGTTCTTCCGCAATTCCCGCCGAAACGCATTGTTTCGCTTGCACCGAATATAACCGAGATTCTCTTTGCGCTCGGTTTAGAGAGTCGGATAGTCGGTGTAACTGATTATTGCGATTATCCGGAACGAGCGAAATCGAAACCGAAAATCGGCGGGTTCAGCAACCCAAACCTCGAACAGATTATTGCATTACGTCCGGATGTGATCATACTTACTGCGGATAGTAATCAAGATGCTATTGCCAACCAGCTCGCGCGACTCAATTTGCCATACTACGTGATTAATCCGGAATCGATTTTCGGTATTCTAACCACGATTCGGCGGCTCGGTGAAGTTACCGGAACCGTTCCGCAAGCGGAATCGTTAATCCAGCAGTTGGAGCAGCGGATTCTGCAGGTACAGCGTAGAACACAAGGTGTCCCGAAACCGAACGTGTTATTTCTCTGGTCAGAACAGCCGCTGATTACCGCCGGACAAGGGACATTCACCGATAGTTTAATTTCGCTCGCTGGCGGGAACAATCTTGCGCATAATGCTAAAATCAAATATCCGAAATATAGTCTGGAAGAGATTATCCGGCAGCAACCGGAAGTCATTATCGTTGCAAATATGCTGAATCAAGCGGATACAACCGTCTATACCCGATGGCAGAAATGGCAGCAGATACCTGCGGTACGCAATCATCGGGTATATTCGATTAACAGCGATATCATTGCGCGACCGAGTCCTAGAATCATTGAAGGACTTGAAACGCTGGAAACCCTCATCCATCGTTGA
- the rplM gene encoding 50S ribosomal protein L13 codes for MKSYHAKPNQLTPKWYLFDAEGQTLGKLATKVAFYLCGKHLPTYTPGVDMGNHVIVVNAEKIKVTGKKLQDKWYFHHSGYPGGLKVTKLETMLEKKPEMVITLAVRGMVPSGPLGRKCLRRLYVYRGKDHPHQAQNPELISSLNKH; via the coding sequence ATGAAAAGTTATCACGCTAAACCAAATCAACTTACACCCAAATGGTATCTCTTTGATGCGGAAGGACAAACACTGGGCAAACTCGCAACTAAAGTTGCATTCTATCTCTGCGGTAAACACCTGCCAACCTATACGCCAGGAGTAGATATGGGCAACCATGTCATTGTCGTTAACGCAGAAAAAATCAAGGTTACCGGAAAAAAACTGCAGGATAAATGGTATTTCCATCATTCCGGATATCCTGGCGGATTGAAAGTAACTAAACTAGAAACGATGCTTGAAAAAAAACCGGAAATGGTAATTACGTTAGCAGTTCGCGGAATGGTGCCGAGCGGTCCATTAGGTCGGAAATGTTTGCGGCGTCTGTATGTCTATCGCGGGAAAGACCATCCGCATCAAGCGCAAAATCCGGAATTAATCTCTTCATTGAATAAACATTAA
- a CDS encoding iron chelate uptake ABC transporter family permease subunit: MVKQLIIILFVLLITLGITICLSTGFGAVSINPITTMKILTAQFLRFPWQMNWSMTEQTIILDVRLPRILVALLAGFALASAGVIFQALLRNPLADPFVIGVSSGAAVGAVIAMALPLPSSWLGLSTLPIFSFLGGLGTIVIIFAIAQSNGRLHSITLLLAGVIVNAFFSAIIMVLASVIEADNIQRFILWMMGHLDIVDPKLLFVVSLFLLFGWIILWVYSRHLNVLSLGDESAMQLGIDVERTKRIVFIAAAIIAGAVVSISGIIGFIGLMIPHIVRSIVGSDHRILLPAAGLSGAIFLILADTIARTIIAPTEIPVGVITALTGAPFFIYILRSKKWRGF; the protein is encoded by the coding sequence ATGGTTAAACAATTGATTATTATTCTTTTCGTTCTATTAATCACGTTAGGGATTACCATATGTTTGAGTACCGGATTCGGTGCAGTTTCGATAAATCCGATAACGACGATGAAAATATTAACCGCTCAGTTTCTTCGGTTCCCTTGGCAGATGAACTGGTCTATGACCGAACAAACCATTATCCTTGACGTGCGGTTACCACGAATCCTCGTTGCGTTACTAGCGGGATTCGCGTTAGCGTCAGCGGGCGTGATTTTCCAAGCGTTACTCCGTAATCCGTTAGCGGATCCGTTCGTTATCGGGGTGAGTTCTGGTGCGGCGGTCGGAGCGGTTATCGCTATGGCATTACCGCTACCGTCATCCTGGCTTGGTCTCAGCACACTTCCGATTTTTTCTTTCCTAGGTGGGTTGGGAACAATTGTAATCATTTTCGCGATTGCGCAATCGAACGGGCGGTTGCATAGTATAACGCTATTACTTGCTGGCGTGATTGTGAACGCATTTTTTTCAGCGATAATCATGGTTCTCGCGTCGGTTATAGAAGCAGATAATATTCAGCGATTTATCCTATGGATGATGGGACATTTAGACATCGTTGACCCGAAATTATTGTTTGTGGTATCACTCTTTCTGTTATTCGGCTGGATAATCTTATGGGTTTATTCTCGGCATTTGAATGTGTTAAGTTTAGGTGATGAATCCGCAATGCAATTAGGAATCGACGTTGAACGAACGAAACGAATTGTTTTTATTGCAGCGGCGATAATTGCTGGAGCGGTGGTGAGTATCAGTGGGATAATCGGGTTCATTGGCTTAATGATACCGCACATCGTTCGTTCTATTGTCGGGTCAGACCACCGAATATTGTTACCCGCAGCCGGATTAAGCGGTGCCATATTCCTGATTCTTGCGGATACCATCGCGCGAACGATTATCGCGCCAACCGAAATTCCCGTCGGTGTTATTACCGCATTAACCGGAGCGCCGTTTTTCATTTATATTTTGCGGTCAAAAAAATGGCGTGGATTCTAG